The Candidatus Sphingomonas colombiensis genome contains the following window.
TCCGCCCGCAGATAACGCGCCGCCCGCGCCTCCCCCGCGACGCGCAGGATACCAGGCCCATCATCCGCGACGGCGAAGCTCCCGTCGGGCGCGACACCCACCGCGATATGCGTGCCGACCGGCGTATGCCGCACGGCATTGCCGATAAGGTTGGAGAGGATGGAGAACAGGCAATCGGCATTGGCGCGCACCCACACCGGGGTGTCCGGCCCGGAAAATTCGATCGTGCGACGCGAGGTGATAACCTGCGCCGACAGATCCGCCGCCATCTCGCGGATCGTTTCGACTAGATCGAGCCGCGTCATCGCCGGGCGCATACCATCGAGCGAGGCGAGCGCGGTCAATTGCCGCAGGATATGGGACTGGCGATCCACCGCCTTCAACAGATCCTCGCGCTCCGGCGATGCGGGGAGGCATTCGCATTTGACCCGCAACAACGCGATCGGCGTGCGCAATTCATGCGCCACCGCACCGGCGAATTGCGTTTGCATACGATAACCGTCCTCCACCCGATCGAGCGCCGCATTGGCCGCGTCCACCAGTTGCAACACCTCATCGGGCAGATGCTGGCGGTTGATCCGCCGGGCAAGCGCATCCGGGCCGATCGATGCCGCCTCGCGCGCCGCGCGCCGCAACCCGGACATCGTGACCACGATCGTCGTGAGGTTGATCGCGAGCATCAGCGCGAGCGCCGCGATGGTCAGCGCGCCGAATTGCGCCGCAATGTCCCGCGCGGCCTGATCGACCGCCGCATTCGCGGTCCA
Protein-coding sequences here:
- a CDS encoding ATP-binding protein — its product is MPSSLLGRLTLGSLLTMLLLGLTLPLLASYSIMGLADRTVATQVEADLDGIVSGVRYADGRWELVVDPYLVTALIASDPSDGFVVIDQERHVIAASHSGQEAIARIGGVPFADRRVESGPIAYATRVVKSGPQRALVMVYRDRWTANAAVDQAARDIAAQFGALTIAALALMLAINLTTIVVTMSGLRRAAREAASIGPDALARRINRQHLPDEVLQLVDAANAALDRVEDGYRMQTQFAGAVAHELRTPIALLRVKCECLPASPEREDLLKAVDRQSHILRQLTALASLDGMRPAMTRLDLVETIREMAADLSAQVITSRRTIEFSGPDTPVWVRANADCLFSILSNLIGNAVRHTPVGTHIAVGVAPDGSFAVADDGPGILRVAGEARAARYLRADHRRSDGAGMGLRIVEKTAELLGGRLEIAAEGSGAVVRIWLRLDHG